A window of Nicotiana sylvestris chromosome 8, ASM39365v2, whole genome shotgun sequence genomic DNA:
GTCGGAGAAAGGTTAGAGACAACCGGAGAACAGTCATCGAGTAGAGACTGGACAAAACCCTTTTAGGATCTAGTCGTGAGACCACATGAACAAACACGTAGGGGCCATGGGAGGTTGATACAGGTCTCTGAtgaccttggaaggccatggatgaAAGCGTATTAGGGTGGCGACAGCTAGGGTTTGATGTggttgtagagaggatttgggagaggaggggtttcagaggcggcggattatgaagaatgaaaagggtttggggggtctttgggtttaattaggaaaggatTAATGGGAGTCGTTGATCTACACGATCAACGACTGGGATTAGATGGGAGTCCGGGTGGGTCATTTAAATGGGTTATGGGTCGGTTTGAATGGGAGTTGGGTTAGGGTAATTGGGCTtcaaattgggttcaattggggtcaaaatcaggctataattgaaataaaatggggctaacatttaaatagccaatttttcctatttgatttataaaaatagtaaaataatttctgtaaataaattaaaggtactaaaatgatttatagtacataattatgaaattaaaatactggacttaatttttatagatttaAATGCAATTAaacctaaaagaggctaataatgcaattatatgcaattagctttaaaaatactaaatcaatttataaaaatatgcaaaaaattatattagctatattttagtaaacATATGAGGATCCaacaaatgaatcaccaaaaatgataattttggaaattattattggttttttatgagtaaaataggggaataaattggtttaaaaatcttttaaaaaaataggaaatatgattaaacatttggacatacttatacatgcatacatatgctattttgaaagtatttttaatattaaaaatatacaagaaaaaattgggtatccacaactgcccctctttacccgggaaagatgaaagagttgttgggtaaagatatgatggctaattttgaccgagcgaaatggttcGAAGAGGTTTAGGCCACGGAGACTTtcgagaacggacgcaatattcagGACAGGggaatggttaaggtttgatatggctgcgggaactagAACCAGATCGCTTCTGTCGAGATGGTCGTTGCtcaccggtttacctgcaaataaacaatacaagcatatattgtgcttaaatttaaacatgatgcaatttccTATCGGACCATGAGGATTTTCTTCGGACGGTTAGAATGACGttcttagaccatgatgtcctgggccataaaACGTATAATagaggattcacaggccatgaaatgatgctctcgggctatgcggatgatgcctccgaaccatgatgcctttgaataatgatatgcaaaagattaaaaggggtcctcaggccatgacatgacgttctcgggctatgaaaatggtgcctccgaacaatgacattGGTGTGTATGGATAGTAGATGtgggtaagtgcaacggttctgagagttgtattcctgaacaatgttcgtctcgtgagtgtatgatatgtttgatgatttcgcaatccaagtgcctgcatccaaaggaaaatcatgagttttgtaaagggggaggttagttcgtatccccgctggctctttttgacttgctcggctttgatctggtgatactatatgtatcattggggtagcgtcgctaaacaaagcaatttcagtagtaaacatgcatgatttcgtaaaaatatgacataacaataataattttttagacaaaccgatgactgtgacgtggttcgagacattgcaacctctcttgctacggaattttgagggtcctcctcaaaattctaccccagtttaatgggtcGATGCTTCTGACTGTTTCCTGcgacgatcggctgaaattatttcggaattttgagggtcctcctcaaaattctgccctagtttccaattgcgggggaaatgaaaatttttattaaattgtgaccgaacccatagggctgcctactataccctcttaaatgggaatcaggtcaggcatatttaaaattacatcatataaggaaagcataaagatcacacatagtaacacttgactgcatctgaattgatcggctttggccataCTTCTCTGtacatttctgcgagtatgagggctcctcctgttagaacccggtgaaccatgtatggatcCTGCCAGTTTTGAgtgaacttccctttggcttcatcctgatgtggaaaaattttctttaacaccagctgtcccaatgtgaactgtctcggcttgactcttttgttgaaggctctggatattctgttttgataaagttggccatggcaaactgcattcattctttttccgtctataagggtaGTTGCTCGTAACGACCTTTCACCCACTCTGTGTCATCGAGCTCATCTTTCTtcatgatccttagggagggaatttcaacctcagcgggaatgactgcctctgtaccgtaaactagcatatagggggttgccccggttgatatgTGGACTGAAGTGTGATACCCcagtaaagcaaatgataacttctcgtgccactgtttatgcttctctatcattttcctcaatatcttcttgatattcttgttggcagcttctacgaccccattcatctgaggtctgtaggttgtggaattcttgtgtttgatactaaaggtttcacatatagctttcatcaagttgcTATtcaggttggagccattatcagtaatgatcgactctggaatcccgaatcgacaaacaatgcagtCGCGAACAAAGTTTGCCACGACTTTCTTgtttactgctctgtaagatgatGCTTCGAACCAtctggtgaaatagtcgattgctaccagGATAAATCTATGCccattggaagcggcaggctcgattggtccaataacatccatcccctaGGCAGCGAATAGCCAATGTGAACTTGTTGTATTAAGCtaatttggaggtacctttatcatgtctgcatgtatctgacagcgctggcatttttggacatactggatgcagtctatttccatagtcatccaaaagtaaccagcccagagtatcttcttagctaagacaaaaccattcatatgtggaccacaggttccggcatgaatttcctctagtagcttggatgcttcctttgagtcgacacaccttaatagtcccaaattgggagtcctcctatacaggattcctcctctatgaaagaaattgttggacaatctccgaagtgtgcgtttctgagtgggGTTTGCAAATTTTGGGTActcgccttttgccaaatattccttgatatcatgaaaccaaggcttttcatctgcttcttcttcaacgtgggcacaataagctggttgatcaTGGATTTTTATTgcaatgggatcaatgaagttattgtctggatgctgtatcatggatgatagggtagccaacgcatcggcgaactcattttgGATTTTGGGaatatgctggaattctgtctttgtgaaccttttcctcaattcctgtacatgatgtaaGTACGGGAGTATCTTGGGGTTCTTGGTTTCCTATTCTTCACGCACCTGATGTACGAGTAGGTCTGAATCTTCAatcactagcaattcttgaatgtttgtgttaatggccattttgagccataagatgcaagcttcatactcggccatgctATTGGTGtatgggaacctgagtttggaagacaccgaataatgctgaccggtttttgatactaggactgctcctattccaactcctttgaaattttctgctccatcgaaaaacaatcTCCAACCgttataggattctgcaatatttTCTCCTataaatgatacctcttcgttaggaaaatacattttaggggtttgtattctccatccacgggattctcagcaaggtggtctgccagtgcttgtcccttgaccgctttctgagttacataaacaatgtcgaactcactcaacaggattttccacttggctagcttgccagtgggcatgtgcttctaaaagatgtacttcaaaggatctaacattgatatgagatatgtggtataggcacaaaaatagtgcctcagcttctgagcaacccaagtcaaagcataacaggtgcgctctaacagagtgtaacgggcctcgtacggggtgaacttcttactgaggtaatagatggcctgctctttcctccccgtttcatcatgttgccccaaaacacaaccgaacgctccatccaatactgcaaagtagagtaataaaggtcgacctagctcgggcgggaccaagactggtggtgttgacaagtatttcttgattttgtcgaaagctttctggcagtcatcagtccatttggtagcggcgtccttcttcaacatcttaaagattggctcacagataactatagGTTGCGCTATGAACCggttgatgtagttaagccttcccaagaaactcatcacatctttcttgttctttggcggtggcaattcttgaatagctttgacttttgatggatccagttctattccttggcgactcataataaacccaagtaattttccaacaggaaccccaaatgcacactttgcgagattcagttttaggttgtaccttcacagcctattgaagaacttcctcaaatcttccatatgatcggttgctttcttggacttgatgatgacatcatctacatatacctcaatctgcttgtgtatcatatcgtggaaaatagtagtcatggccctcatgtaggtggcccctgcattctttaacccaaacagcatcatcttgtaacaatacattccctacggcgtaatgaaagccattttctcagcatcttcttcatccatctagattcgatgataaccagcgaaaaaatctacaaatgattgcaactcatgcttggcgcaattatcgaccaggatgtgtatatttgacAAAGGGAAGCCATCTTtcagactggcccggttgagatctcggtagccgacacagactctgacattcccatccttctttggtactggtacaatgttggctaaccatgtcgggtattctactaccctgagaaccttagctttgacctacttagtgacttcttccttgatttttaaactcatatcagtcttgaactttctgagcttttgctttaccggtggatatgttggatcggttggcagtttgtgagccacaatacaTGTACTCAGACCAATCATGTCATTATACGACTAGGCGAATATGTCGtcatattctcttagaaattttgtgtattccttcttttctgacggCGATAAGTGAACATTAATtcatgtttctttgacattttctacatctcccaggttaacaacttccgtctcgtccaggttggacttaggtttgttctcaaaattctctacTCCCTTAACAATCTCttttggtatgtcatcttcctctgaatctatgtccgtttgttgtgttgtctcgttgcatgtcacaatcattggcTCATCAaggtaagtaatagtaatgctgtataagtaaagtaatgagagaaaaataataataagtgtCGAATTATAAGAAAAGTTAAAACGCTtggataaattgcataattgttttggAACATTTGAgctcttattgcgggaattaaaatgcaaagaaaatcatttagtaaataaaacagtgcatgatgcttgttttagccttagtaccccgaggctcgtcgagctctggttgtcctgatggtacagttattgaggcatgctcctctgcttacagcctgtatggaagggccttcctccccctcctcctcgagaacaacacaacagtctatgtcattgtcttctaagaACAAGTTCTCCAGCGCTActactgcttcttcttcatctgacacATAAATA
This region includes:
- the LOC138875004 gene encoding uncharacterized protein produces the protein MYFPNEEVSFIGENIAESYNGWRLFFDGAENFKGVGIGAVLVSKTGQHYSVSSKLRFPYTNSMAEYEACILWLKMAINTNIQELLVIEDSDLLVHQELRKRFTKTEFQHIPKIQNEFADALATLSSMIQHPDNNFIDPIAIKIHDQPAYCAHVEEEADEKPWFHDIKEYLAKGEYPKFANPTQKRTLRRLSNNFFHRGGILLHPVCPKMPALSDTCRHDKGTSKLA